In one Rutidosis leptorrhynchoides isolate AG116_Rl617_1_P2 chromosome 8, CSIRO_AGI_Rlap_v1, whole genome shotgun sequence genomic region, the following are encoded:
- the LOC139864408 gene encoding uncharacterized protein — MVTSRRTNQRRKIEVSEEWENTPIIFPAIAQEPSDAPITIKGRVKSCGYIIKRLHVDTSCGVDIMYENCFRLLPGAVRAKLVAPNTVLSGFSGESAWPIKIIELELELVDDDNKKLVRSTIVEFSVVRSYSKYNALLGRTTLQKLVAIPSTVHSLIKFPTPLGIATIRSKKQDASIAAVEQAEQQSSEAEQIRSCMIIANPRHPEQKIKIGRGLSDETKFKLRNILASNTDVFAWKEADMTGVPREIAEHKLNVNPSLMLVRQKKRGMAPERSE, encoded by the coding sequence ATGGTAACCAGCAGACGGACAAATCAGAGGCGCAAGATAGAGGTATCTGAGGAATGGGAAAACACTCCCATCATATTCCCGGCCATAGCACAGGAACCCTCGGATGCGCCCATCACAATTAAAGGGCGTGTCAAAAGCTGCGGGTACATCATCAAGCGATTGCATGTAGACACCAGTTGCGGTGTTGATATAATGTACGAGAATTGTTTTCGCTTGCTGCCAGGGGCTGTGCGAGCCAAGCTAGTGGCTCCTAACACTGTGTTATCAGGATTTTCTGGAGAGTCCGCATGGCCAATCAAGATCATCGAACTAGAGCTGGAGCTGGTGGACGATGATAATAAGAAGTTAGTGAGAAGCACGATAGTAGAATTTTCCGTAGTAAGGTCTTACTCAAAATACAACGCGCTTTTAGGGCGCACGACTTTGCAAAAATTGGTAGCCATCCCTTCCACGGTACACAGCCTTATCAAGTTTCCAACACCGTTAGGAATTGCAACGATAAGGTCAAAAAAGCAAGATGCAAGCATTGCGGCCGTAGAACAAGCAGAACAACAGTCGAGTGAGGCAGAGCAAATTCGAAGCTGCATGATCATCGCAAACCCGCGACACCCAGAACAGAAAATTAAAATTGGCAGAGGACTGTCTGATGAGACAAAGTTTAAGCTTCGTAATATATTAGCTTCTAATACGGACGTCTTCGCATGGAAAGAAGCGGACATGACGGGCGTACCACGGGAAATTGCTGAGCACAAGCTTAACGTAAATCCTAGTCTGATGCTAGTGCGACAAAAGAAACGTGGCATGGCTCCTGAAAGAAGCGAATAG